A window of Staphylococcus sp. 17KM0847 contains these coding sequences:
- the ligA gene encoding NAD-dependent DNA ligase LigA, with amino-acid sequence MGELNKRVATLHQLLHQYNYEYHVQDHPSVPDAEYDQLLAELIHIEEKHPELRTADSPTVRVGGQAQSTFNKVQHDTPMLSLGNAFNEEDLRRFDQRVREAVGAVTYMCELKIDGLAVSLKYVNGRFVQGLTRGDGTIGEDITENLKTIYAIPLTLKSPISFEVRGEAFMPRSSFLHLNEMKKKNEEQPFANPRNAAAGSLRQLDSKLAAARKLDIFLYSINDFTELEATSQSEALDELDALGFKTNQERREVTSIDGVLDYIAYWTEHREKLPYDIDGIVIKVNDIDHQDEMGFTQKSPRWAIAYKFPAEEVVSTLQNIELSIGRTGVVTPTAVLEPVRVAGTTVSRASLHNEDLIHDKDIRIGDSVVVKKAGDIIPEVVRVVIERRPKGTKTYHMPTHCPSCNHELVRIEGEVALRCINPKCQAQLVEGLIHFVSRQAMNIDGLGTKIIEQLYEHELIRDVADIFYLTQEDLLPLERMGEKKVQNLLSAIEASKQRSLEHLLFGLGIRHLGVKASQVLAEKYETMERLLAVTEEELVTIHDVGEKLAQSFVTYMANKDIRALLDKLTAQGVNMTFTGQKLSQVEGHPDFQGKTIVLTGKLQQMTRSEASQWLKQQGAKVTNSVTRSTDLVIVGVDAGSKLVKAETLGTPIWNEQDFIDKQSEMSEV; translated from the coding sequence GTGGGGGAGCTTAACAAAAGAGTGGCAACATTGCATCAATTGTTGCATCAATATAATTATGAATATCATGTGCAAGATCATCCCAGTGTCCCAGATGCAGAATATGATCAATTGTTAGCGGAATTAATTCATATTGAGGAAAAACATCCAGAATTGCGAACAGCAGATTCACCAACTGTTCGTGTAGGAGGACAGGCACAATCTACATTCAATAAAGTCCAACATGATACGCCGATGCTTAGCTTAGGAAATGCTTTTAATGAAGAAGATTTACGTCGTTTTGATCAACGTGTACGTGAAGCAGTTGGTGCAGTGACATATATGTGTGAGTTGAAAATAGATGGATTAGCAGTATCATTGAAATATGTTAATGGTCGATTTGTGCAAGGCCTAACACGTGGAGATGGAACAATAGGCGAAGACATCACAGAAAATTTGAAAACAATTTATGCGATTCCATTAACATTGAAGTCTCCAATTTCATTTGAAGTGCGTGGAGAAGCTTTTATGCCACGTTCATCATTTTTGCACTTAAACGAAATGAAAAAGAAAAACGAGGAGCAACCTTTTGCTAATCCACGTAATGCAGCAGCAGGGTCATTGCGACAATTAGACTCCAAGTTAGCAGCTGCACGTAAATTGGATATTTTCCTATATAGCATTAACGATTTTACAGAATTAGAAGCAACTTCCCAAAGTGAAGCATTAGATGAGTTGGATGCACTTGGTTTTAAAACGAATCAGGAACGCCGAGAGGTAACCTCCATTGATGGCGTGTTAGATTACATTGCATATTGGACAGAACATAGAGAAAAATTGCCATATGATATTGATGGCATTGTGATTAAAGTGAATGACATTGATCATCAAGATGAAATGGGATTCACACAAAAATCTCCACGCTGGGCAATCGCCTATAAATTTCCTGCTGAAGAAGTGGTATCCACTTTACAAAATATTGAATTGAGTATTGGTCGTACAGGAGTAGTAACACCAACAGCAGTATTAGAACCTGTACGTGTAGCTGGAACAACAGTATCACGTGCATCATTACATAATGAAGATTTGATTCATGACAAAGATATTCGAATTGGTGACAGTGTAGTGGTTAAAAAGGCAGGAGATATTATTCCAGAAGTTGTACGTGTTGTGATAGAACGTCGTCCAAAAGGTACTAAAACATACCATATGCCAACGCACTGCCCGAGCTGTAATCATGAGTTGGTACGCATCGAAGGTGAAGTGGCATTGCGATGTATTAATCCGAAATGTCAGGCACAGCTCGTAGAAGGATTGATTCATTTTGTATCGCGTCAGGCCATGAATATTGATGGTTTAGGCACAAAAATTATTGAACAGCTATATGAGCATGAATTGATTCGAGATGTAGCGGATATTTTTTATTTAACACAAGAGGATTTACTTCCATTAGAGCGTATGGGAGAGAAAAAAGTACAAAATTTACTTTCAGCGATTGAAGCATCAAAACAACGTTCCCTAGAACATTTATTATTTGGTTTGGGTATTCGTCATCTTGGAGTGAAAGCGAGTCAAGTGTTAGCAGAAAAATACGAAACAATGGAACGTTTACTTGCCGTTACTGAGGAAGAGCTGGTAACCATTCATGACGTTGGTGAAAAATTAGCACAATCATTTGTAACGTATATGGCGAATAAAGATATTCGTGCATTACTTGATAAACTTACAGCTCAAGGTGTAAATATGACTTTTACTGGACAAAAATTATCACAAGTAGAAGGACACCCGGATTTTCAAGGGAAAACGATTGTGTTAACAGGTAAACTACAGCAAATGACGCGCTCAGAAGCATCACAATGGTTAAAACAACAAGGTGCAAAAGTGACAAATAGTGTAACTCGATCAACAGACCTTGTAATTGTGGGAGTAGACGCTGGTTCAAAATTAGTTAAGGCAGAGACACTCGGTACGCCTATTTGGAATGAGCAAGATTTTATAGATAAGCAAAGTGAGATGAGTGAAGTATGA
- the pcrA gene encoding DNA helicase PcrA, whose translation MNPLVKNMNTEQSEAVRTTEGPLLIMAGAGSGKTRVLTHRIAYLLDEKDVSPYNILAITFTNKAAKEMKDRVQALVGEAAEVIWMSTFHAMCVRILRRDVDRIGIERNFTIIDPTDQKSVIKDVLKRENIDPKQYEPRSFITQISHLKNELKTPAMAMEEAHDFKAIMTAKVYEGYQKQLIRNQALDFDDLIMTTIQLFERVPEVLAYYQNKFQYIHVDEYQDTNKAQYTLVNLIAKKFKNLCVVGDSDQSIYGWRGADIQNILSFEEDYPTAKTIYLEQNYRSTKTILTAANEVIRHNTERKPKGLWTANTQGEKIHYYEAQNERDEAQYVIREILKHQKLGKKLSDIAVLYRTNAQSRVLEETMLKSNLPYVMVGGMKFYDRKEIKDLLSYIRLIANSADDISLERIINVPKRGIGPSSIEKIKAYANSHNISMFDALAEVDFIGLSKKVTQAAAEFYEMMTHLMAEQEFLEITDIVNETLDKSGYRQMLENEDTLEARSRLENLDEFMSVPSDYEENTPLEEQSLINFLTDLSLVAEVDDVDFEEGVTLMTMHAAKGLEFPVVFIVGMEETIFPHIRAIKSGEDHEMEEERRICYVAITRAEEILYLTHATTRKLFGQSQSNRRSRFLGELPEDLLERPVRQEAVSIKQRQGRPEKRRFSQRTTGTSMRSQSTHTDWNVGDKVIHKSWGEGMVSNVNEKGGSIELDIIFKSEGPKRLIAQFAPLKKKEE comes from the coding sequence ATGAATCCACTTGTGAAAAATATGAACACTGAACAAAGTGAAGCGGTGCGCACAACAGAAGGCCCGCTTTTAATTATGGCAGGCGCAGGTTCTGGGAAAACACGTGTTTTGACACATCGTATCGCATATTTATTAGACGAAAAAGATGTATCTCCTTATAATATTTTGGCAATTACATTTACAAATAAGGCAGCCAAAGAAATGAAAGACCGTGTCCAAGCATTAGTTGGAGAAGCAGCAGAAGTCATCTGGATGTCTACATTTCATGCGATGTGTGTACGTATTTTAAGACGTGATGTAGATCGTATTGGAATAGAGCGTAATTTTACGATTATTGACCCGACTGATCAAAAATCAGTGATTAAAGATGTACTAAAACGTGAAAATATTGATCCTAAACAATACGAACCACGTTCATTTATAACGCAAATTAGTCATTTAAAAAACGAACTCAAAACACCGGCAATGGCAATGGAAGAAGCACACGATTTTAAAGCAATTATGACTGCTAAAGTATATGAAGGGTATCAGAAGCAACTGATTCGCAATCAAGCACTTGATTTTGATGATTTAATTATGACAACTATTCAACTGTTCGAACGTGTACCTGAAGTTTTGGCGTATTATCAAAATAAATTTCAATACATTCATGTGGATGAGTACCAAGATACCAATAAGGCACAATATACATTAGTCAATTTGATTGCTAAAAAGTTTAAAAATTTATGTGTCGTTGGGGATTCTGATCAATCTATTTACGGATGGCGTGGTGCAGATATTCAAAATATTTTATCATTCGAAGAGGATTATCCGACAGCAAAAACCATTTACTTAGAACAAAATTATCGTTCGACTAAGACAATTTTAACTGCAGCGAACGAAGTGATTCGTCATAATACAGAGCGAAAACCTAAAGGACTATGGACTGCGAATACACAAGGAGAAAAGATTCATTACTATGAAGCTCAAAATGAACGAGATGAAGCACAATACGTTATACGTGAAATCTTAAAACATCAGAAGTTAGGTAAGAAACTAAGTGATATTGCTGTTTTGTATCGTACAAATGCGCAGTCACGTGTACTTGAAGAAACAATGCTGAAGTCCAACTTACCTTATGTCATGGTAGGGGGGATGAAGTTCTATGACCGTAAAGAGATTAAAGATCTATTAAGCTATATACGTTTAATTGCTAATAGTGCAGATGATATAAGTTTAGAACGTATCATTAATGTACCTAAACGAGGTATCGGTCCATCATCCATTGAGAAAATTAAAGCCTACGCAAATAGTCATAATATCAGTATGTTTGATGCACTAGCGGAAGTTGATTTTATCGGTCTTTCAAAAAAAGTAACACAAGCAGCGGCAGAATTTTATGAGATGATGACGCATCTCATGGCAGAGCAAGAATTTTTGGAAATTACGGATATTGTAAATGAAACTTTAGACAAATCGGGTTATCGTCAAATGCTTGAAAATGAAGATACTTTGGAAGCGAGAAGTCGTTTAGAAAACCTTGATGAGTTCATGTCTGTACCGAGTGATTATGAAGAAAATACACCGCTTGAAGAACAATCATTAATTAACTTTTTAACTGATCTCTCACTCGTTGCAGAAGTTGATGATGTTGACTTTGAAGAAGGGGTAACATTGATGACAATGCATGCAGCAAAAGGTCTGGAGTTTCCAGTTGTTTTTATTGTAGGTATGGAAGAAACAATTTTCCCGCATATTCGCGCGATTAAAAGCGGAGAAGATCACGAAATGGAAGAAGAACGTCGTATATGTTATGTGGCGATTACGCGTGCCGAAGAAATACTATATCTCACACATGCTACAACACGTAAGTTATTCGGACAATCTCAATCCAACAGACGCTCACGCTTTTTAGGAGAACTGCCAGAAGACCTATTAGAACGCCCTGTACGTCAGGAGGCTGTATCCATAAAGCAACGTCAAGGACGTCCTGAAAAACGTAGATTTAGTCAGAGAACAACAGGTACATCCATGCGTTCTCAGTCCACGCATACAGATTGGAATGTAGGAGATAAAGTGATTCATAAATCATGGGGAGAAGGTATGGTATCGAACGTCAATGAAAAGGGCGGTTCTATCGAGTTGGATATCATCTTTAAATCAGAAGGTCCTAAGCGTTTAATTGCACAGTTTGCACCATTAAAGAAAAAGGAGGAGTAA
- a CDS encoding heptaprenylglyceryl phosphate synthase produces MYDIKQWRHIFKLDPAKAISDHDLDAICMSNTDAIMIGGTDDVTEDNVIQLMSRVRRYPLPLALEISNLESIMPGFDFYFVPTVLNSTEVRFHNGLLHRALKQYGHMINFDELVFEGYVVLNPESKVSQYTRAITSLQTEDIEAYAQMANDVYHLPVLYLEYSGVYGNPEDVLAAKQYTTETQLFYGGGINSLARAQEMSAIADTIIVGNVIYEDIKQALKTTKIKEKAQ; encoded by the coding sequence ATGTACGATATTAAACAATGGCGCCATATTTTTAAGTTAGACCCGGCTAAAGCAATTTCTGATCATGATTTAGATGCAATTTGTATGTCGAATACAGATGCCATTATGATTGGCGGAACGGATGATGTGACAGAAGACAATGTGATTCAACTCATGAGTCGAGTACGCCGTTATCCATTACCGTTAGCACTTGAAATTTCAAATCTTGAAAGTATTATGCCGGGATTTGATTTTTATTTTGTACCCACCGTTTTAAATAGTACAGAAGTTCGTTTTCATAACGGTTTATTACATCGTGCATTAAAACAGTATGGTCATATGATTAATTTTGATGAACTTGTATTTGAAGGTTATGTCGTTCTAAACCCAGAGAGTAAGGTGAGTCAATATACACGGGCCATAACAAGTTTACAAACAGAAGATATCGAGGCGTATGCACAAATGGCAAATGATGTATATCATCTGCCCGTTTTATATCTTGAATACAGTGGCGTGTATGGTAATCCCGAAGATGTACTTGCAGCAAAACAGTACACTACGGAAACGCAATTATTTTATGGTGGCGGGATTAACTCTTTGGCTCGCGCACAAGAAATGTCAGCAATTGCAGATACAATCATTGTAGGTAATGTTATATATGAGGATATTAAACAAGCATTAAAAACGACTAAGATAAAGGAGAAAGCACAATGA
- a CDS encoding YerC/YecD family TrpR-related protein has product MQIEKLRGKALDELFDAILTLETREECYEFFDDLCTVNEIQSLSQRLQVAKMIKQGYTYATIEQESGASTATISRVKRSLQWGNDAYTMILERMNIETKK; this is encoded by the coding sequence ATGCAAATTGAGAAACTACGTGGAAAGGCATTAGATGAACTGTTTGACGCGATCCTGACTTTAGAAACGCGTGAAGAATGCTATGAATTTTTTGATGATTTATGCACTGTTAATGAGATTCAATCATTGTCGCAACGTTTGCAAGTAGCGAAAATGATTAAGCAAGGCTACACTTATGCAACTATTGAGCAGGAATCGGGAGCATCAACTGCTACGATTTCACGTGTTAAACGCTCGTTGCAATGGGGAAATGACGCCTATACTATGATTTTAGAGAGAATGAATATCGAAACGAAAAAGTAA
- the purB gene encoding adenylosuccinate lyase — protein sequence MIERYSREEMSRIWTDQNRYEAWLEVEILASEAWSELGYIPKEDVKKIRDHARVDVERAKEIEQETRHDVVAFTRQVSETLGEERKWVHYGLTSTDVVDTALSYQVKQANDIIEKDLERFIEVLAAKAKKYKTTLMMGRTHGVHAEPTTFGLKMALWYAEMERNLTRFKRVREEIEVGKMSGAVGTFANIPPEIEAYVCKHLGIGTAPISTQTLQRDRHAYYIATLSLIATSLEKFAVEIRNLQKTETREVEEAFAKGQKGSSAMPHKRNPIGSENITGIARVIRGYITTAYENVALWHERDISHSSAERIMLPDVTIALDYALNRFTNIVDRLTIYEDNMADNMNKTFGLIYSQRVLLALIDKGMVREEAYDTVQPKAMTSWQTKTPFRELVEADSKITNKLSKEDLDACFDPRHHLNQVDTIFKRVGLE from the coding sequence ATGATTGAACGTTATTCAAGGGAAGAAATGTCTCGTATTTGGACAGATCAAAATCGCTATGAAGCATGGTTAGAAGTAGAGATTCTTGCAAGTGAAGCTTGGAGTGAGCTGGGTTATATTCCTAAAGAAGATGTCAAGAAAATTCGCGATCATGCACGTGTTGATGTGGAACGTGCAAAAGAAATTGAACAAGAGACGCGTCATGATGTTGTAGCATTTACACGTCAAGTCTCTGAAACACTCGGTGAAGAGCGTAAATGGGTGCACTATGGCTTGACATCTACAGACGTCGTTGATACAGCGTTAAGCTATCAAGTGAAACAAGCAAACGATATTATTGAAAAAGATTTAGAACGTTTTATCGAAGTATTAGCAGCTAAAGCTAAAAAATACAAAACAACATTGATGATGGGACGCACACACGGTGTACATGCTGAACCTACAACATTTGGTTTGAAAATGGCTTTATGGTACGCAGAAATGGAGCGTAACCTCACACGATTCAAACGTGTTCGTGAAGAGATTGAAGTTGGCAAAATGAGTGGTGCAGTAGGAACGTTTGCGAATATCCCACCAGAAATTGAAGCATATGTATGCAAACATTTAGGTATCGGTACAGCACCTATTTCAACACAAACATTACAACGTGATCGACACGCTTATTACATTGCAACGTTGAGTTTAATTGCGACTTCTCTTGAAAAGTTTGCTGTCGAAATTCGTAACTTACAAAAAACGGAAACGCGTGAAGTAGAAGAAGCATTTGCAAAAGGACAGAAAGGTTCATCTGCAATGCCACATAAGCGTAACCCTATTGGCTCTGAAAATATTACAGGTATTGCACGCGTGATTCGTGGATATATCACAACTGCGTATGAAAACGTTGCTTTATGGCATGAGCGTGATATTTCTCATTCTTCAGCAGAACGCATTATGCTTCCGGATGTAACGATTGCATTAGATTATGCATTGAACCGATTTACAAATATTGTAGACCGCTTAACAATATATGAAGATAATATGGCAGACAACATGAACAAAACATTTGGACTGATTTATTCACAACGTGTGCTACTCGCATTGATCGATAAAGGCATGGTTCGTGAAGAAGCTTATGATACAGTTCAACCTAAAGCAATGACATCATGGCAAACAAAGACACCGTTTAGAGAACTTGTGGAAGCAGATTCAAAAATTACAAACAAATTATCTAAAGAAGATTTAGATGCATGCTTTGATCCTAGACATCACCTTAATCAAGTTGATACAATATTTAAAAGAGTAGGTTTGGAGTAG
- a CDS encoding NETI motif-containing protein: MKFKVEVNETIQDCLARMKAAGYMPVKRYEKPIFKERQDGTVEVLRQEIIFTGQKIEQ; encoded by the coding sequence ATGAAATTTAAAGTAGAAGTAAATGAGACGATACAGGACTGTTTAGCGCGTATGAAAGCAGCAGGCTATATGCCGGTTAAGCGCTACGAAAAACCTATCTTTAAAGAGCGACAGGATGGTACAGTCGAAGTATTGAGACAAGAGATCATATTTACGGGTCAAAAAATAGAACAGTAA
- a CDS encoding DUF2179 domain-containing protein has protein sequence MSLINDNPWLMLVAIFLINVAYVTALTMRVILTLKGYRYVAAIVSFVEVLVYVIGLGLVMSSLDQIQNIIAYALGFSVGIIVGMKIEEKLALGYSVVNVTTVNFELELPRQLRELGYGVTHFGAHGRDGERLVMQILTPRRYELKLMDTIKQLDPKAFVIAYEPRTIHGGFWVKGVRSKKVKAYDTDEI, from the coding sequence ATGAGTCTGATAAACGATAACCCATGGCTGATGCTCGTTGCAATATTTTTGATCAATGTGGCATATGTTACTGCACTGACAATGCGTGTGATATTGACATTAAAAGGTTACCGATATGTCGCAGCAATTGTGAGTTTTGTTGAGGTTTTAGTGTATGTGATTGGATTAGGCTTAGTAATGTCGAGTTTAGATCAGATACAAAATATCATAGCCTATGCGTTGGGCTTTTCGGTAGGTATTATTGTAGGCATGAAAATCGAAGAAAAGCTGGCTTTAGGTTATTCTGTTGTTAATGTAACAACGGTTAATTTTGAATTGGAGTTACCACGCCAACTACGTGAACTAGGATATGGTGTCACACATTTTGGTGCACATGGACGTGATGGCGAAAGGCTTGTTATGCAAATTTTAACACCACGTCGTTATGAATTAAAATTAATGGATACGATTAAACAACTGGATCCGAAAGCGTTCGTTATTGCGTACGAACCACGCACGATTCATGGTGGTTTTTGGGTCAAAGGTGTACGCAGTAAAAAAGTAAAGGCGTATGATACAGATGAAATTTAA
- the nadE gene encoding ammonia-dependent NAD(+) synthetase, which produces MTKLQDIIVKEMKVQPTIDSGETVEILKNFIKEYVKAHTFVKTLVLGISGGQDSTLAGRIAQLAVNDLNATTDHHYEFIAVKLPYGVQRDADEVEDALAFIEPDRTITVNIKPAVDQSVASLNEAGIPLTDFQKGNEKARERMKVQYAIAAHTGGIVIGTDHSAENITGFFTKYGDGAADIAPLFGLNKRQGKQLLKYLGAPEHLYEKIPTADLEDDQPQLPDETALGVTYNAIDDYLEGKAVEAEAAATIERHYLRNAHKRELAYTRFTWPKSKY; this is translated from the coding sequence ATGACTAAGCTCCAAGACATCATTGTAAAAGAAATGAAAGTACAGCCAACAATTGATAGTGGTGAGACAGTAGAAATATTGAAAAACTTTATAAAGGAATATGTAAAGGCGCATACTTTTGTAAAAACATTGGTTTTAGGTATTTCTGGCGGACAAGATTCGACATTAGCAGGACGAATTGCACAGCTTGCAGTTAATGATCTCAACGCCACAACCGATCATCACTATGAATTTATTGCGGTCAAGTTACCTTATGGTGTTCAACGTGATGCAGATGAAGTAGAGGATGCATTAGCTTTTATTGAACCAGACCGTACGATAACAGTGAATATTAAACCCGCCGTAGATCAAAGTGTAGCATCACTAAACGAAGCAGGTATTCCGCTGACAGATTTTCAAAAAGGCAATGAAAAAGCAAGAGAGCGTATGAAAGTGCAGTATGCTATTGCAGCTCATACGGGTGGAATTGTGATAGGTACAGATCACTCAGCTGAAAATATTACAGGCTTTTTTACAAAATACGGTGATGGTGCGGCAGATATTGCACCACTCTTCGGTTTGAATAAGCGCCAAGGCAAACAATTATTAAAGTATCTTGGTGCACCAGAACATCTTTATGAAAAAATACCTACAGCGGATTTGGAAGATGATCAGCCACAATTACCAGATGAAACGGCATTAGGTGTTACATATAATGCGATTGACGATTATTTGGAAGGTAAAGCTGTAGAAGCTGAAGCGGCAGCTACAATTGAGCGCCATTACCTTAGAAATGCACATAAACGTGAATTGGCATATACACGTTTTACATGGCCTAAGTCAAAATATTAA
- a CDS encoding nicotinate phosphoribosyltransferase, which translates to MYQFDDDSFMLHNDLYQINMAESYWFDGIHERKAVFDLYFRKMPFGSGYAVFNGLRRVIDFIEHCHFSKSDIAYLKSLGYRDDFLAYLADLRFTGNIRAMQEGELCFNNEPLLRVEAPLIQAQLIETALLNIINFQTLISTKASLIKQVAPNDTLMEFGTRRAHEMDAALWGARAAIIGGFDSTSNVRAGKLFDLPVSGTHAHAFVQTYGDEYTAFKKYAERHKNCVFLVDTFHTLKSGVPHAIRVAKELGDQINFIGIRLDSGDIAYLSKEARKMLDAAGFTDAKIVASNDLDEATISSLKAQGAAVDAWGVGTKLITAYQQPALGAVYKMVAVENASGELVDRIKLSNNAEKVTTPGKKKVYRIINTKTNKSEGDYITLDYEKPEQVSKLKMFHPIHTYKMKYIKHFKAVDLHHDIFIAGRRVYECPTVQEAKDYLVQNLELLWEENKRYLNPEEYPVDLSTACWENKQKRIFEVAENVKEMEETND; encoded by the coding sequence ATGTACCAGTTTGATGATGACAGTTTTATGCTGCACAACGATTTATATCAAATTAATATGGCAGAGTCGTATTGGTTTGATGGTATTCATGAACGTAAAGCAGTATTTGATTTATATTTTAGAAAGATGCCCTTTGGAAGTGGTTACGCCGTTTTCAATGGTTTGCGTAGAGTGATTGACTTTATCGAGCATTGCCATTTCTCTAAAAGTGATATTGCATATTTAAAGTCGTTAGGCTATCGTGATGATTTTTTAGCATATCTTGCGGATTTACGATTTACCGGTAATATTCGTGCCATGCAAGAAGGGGAATTATGTTTTAATAATGAGCCATTACTCCGTGTTGAAGCCCCATTGATTCAAGCACAACTTATTGAAACAGCATTGTTGAATATTATCAATTTCCAAACACTTATATCGACTAAAGCCAGTTTGATTAAACAGGTGGCACCCAACGATACATTAATGGAGTTTGGTACACGTCGTGCGCATGAAATGGATGCGGCATTATGGGGAGCGCGTGCAGCAATCATTGGTGGTTTTGATTCGACAAGTAATGTTCGAGCAGGTAAGTTGTTCGATCTTCCAGTTTCAGGGACGCATGCGCATGCTTTTGTTCAAACATATGGCGATGAATACACCGCTTTTAAAAAATATGCAGAGCGTCATAAAAATTGTGTATTTTTAGTTGATACGTTTCATACATTGAAATCAGGCGTACCTCATGCGATTCGTGTTGCTAAAGAATTAGGTGATCAAATTAATTTTATAGGTATTCGCTTAGATTCTGGGGATATTGCATATTTGTCTAAAGAAGCACGCAAGATGTTGGATGCAGCTGGTTTTACAGATGCTAAAATTGTAGCGTCTAATGATTTAGATGAAGCGACAATCTCAAGTTTGAAAGCACAAGGTGCAGCCGTGGATGCTTGGGGCGTTGGTACTAAGCTGATAACTGCATATCAACAACCGGCGTTAGGAGCGGTATATAAAATGGTGGCAGTTGAAAATGCATCAGGTGAATTAGTAGATCGTATTAAGTTATCAAATAATGCAGAAAAAGTTACAACACCCGGCAAGAAAAAAGTATATCGTATTATTAACACAAAGACGAATAAGTCAGAGGGAGACTATATAACGCTAGATTACGAAAAGCCAGAACAAGTATCAAAATTGAAAATGTTTCATCCGATTCATACGTATAAAATGAAATATATTAAACATTTTAAAGCAGTAGATTTACATCATGATATTTTTATAGCAGGTCGACGTGTATATGAATGTCCGACTGTACAAGAAGCTAAAGATTACTTAGTTCAAAACTTAGAGTTATTATGGGAAGAGAATAAGCGTTATTTAAACCCTGAGGAATACCCCGTAGATTTAAGTACAGCTTGTTGGGAAAATAAACAGAAACGCATTTTTGAAGTGGCAGAAAACGTCAAAGAAATGGAGGAAACCAATGACTAA
- a CDS encoding nitric oxide synthase oxygenase: protein MLKKAQTFITEMYTELKLSQTDCQKRLTEIENEIKKTGTYRHTTQELIYGARVAWRNSNRCIGRLFWESLVVKDARDIKEEAPFIEAIHEHISFATNNGRIKPCITIFAPSHEKGPKIFNNQLIRYAGYIDKGDPAERTVTQLAERLGWRGAGTDFDVLPLIYQLPGQPITYHEYPKDLILEVAIKHKRYPKVADLGLKWYAVPIISSMDLKIGGITYPTVPFNGWYMVNEIAVRNFTDTYRYNLLETLAEAMDFDTLRNTSFNKDRVLIETNDAVYHSFREAGISMVDHLTAAKQFEQFERTECKQGREVTGKWSWLAPPLSPTLTANYHHGYRNDMREPNFFYKEKTNSSCPFH from the coding sequence ATGCTAAAGAAAGCACAAACATTCATAACAGAAATGTATACAGAATTAAAGTTATCCCAAACTGATTGTCAAAAACGACTAACAGAAATTGAAAACGAAATTAAAAAGACAGGCACTTATCGTCACACGACTCAAGAACTGATATATGGCGCACGTGTAGCGTGGCGCAATTCCAATCGTTGCATTGGTAGACTCTTCTGGGAAAGTCTTGTTGTGAAAGATGCACGGGATATTAAAGAAGAAGCCCCTTTTATAGAGGCGATTCATGAGCATATTTCTTTCGCAACGAATAATGGGCGCATCAAACCTTGTATTACTATTTTCGCACCCTCTCATGAAAAAGGACCAAAAATTTTCAATAATCAACTGATTCGTTACGCAGGTTATATCGATAAAGGGGATCCCGCAGAAAGAACTGTTACACAATTAGCTGAGCGATTAGGGTGGCGTGGTGCTGGCACAGATTTTGATGTTTTACCTTTAATTTATCAACTTCCTGGACAACCCATAACCTATCATGAATATCCAAAAGACTTAATTTTAGAAGTTGCGATTAAACACAAACGCTATCCTAAAGTAGCTGACCTCGGTTTGAAATGGTATGCTGTCCCAATCATTTCAAGTATGGATTTAAAAATTGGAGGCATCACATATCCAACTGTACCTTTTAATGGGTGGTATATGGTCAATGAAATTGCTGTCCGAAACTTTACTGATACATACCGCTACAACTTGCTCGAGACACTCGCTGAAGCAATGGATTTCGATACATTACGTAATACATCATTTAATAAAGATCGGGTTCTCATCGAAACAAATGATGCTGTCTATCACTCATTTCGAGAGGCTGGAATATCAATGGTAGATCATCTAACAGCTGCCAAACAATTTGAACAATTTGAACGAACGGAATGTAAACAAGGACGCGAGGTCACAGGGAAATGGTCATGGCTTGCACCACCTTTATCCCCTACATTAACTGCTAATTATCATCATGGCTATCGCAACGACATGCGTGAACCCAACTTTTTTTATAAAGAAAAAACAAATTCTAGCTGTCCTTTTCATTGA